One Georgenia wutianyii DNA segment encodes these proteins:
- a CDS encoding FAD-dependent oxidoreductase: MTEFDQTYDVVVVGSGAAGMVTALGAADKGLRVLILESTGAWGGNTAMSGGGMWLPNNPLMRRDRAGDSREEALEYLEATIGDEGRATSRERKEAFVDGVADFVDTATKYGIELVRAPDYADYYPELPGGKIGRGLEVKPFDVKRIGDWWKTNQSPIPLPAKTDDVWLLGRAWSTPSGFVRGAQFVFRALGGIVTGKKLAGIGSGWTAAFLDVVVQKLGADLWLSAPLEDLVIEDDRVVGVRTTREGKALTIRATHGVMLAAGGFDHNVEWRRKYHGIDGAPSGARGNLGGAIDIAARHGAALELMDDAWWGASIEALPGGSPSFIVGERSMPYSIIVDSTGERIANESESYVDLGHHMLEHDKDGPYWMVTDVRHARRYLRTYALDPRANKKMQEAGIMVKADTLEELAEKLGVDKARFAETIVRFNGFARSGVDGDFGRGNSAYDRYYSDPTVRPNPNLGPIEKGPFTAFKLVVGDLGTKGGVVTDADARALREDGSVIEGLYSAGNNSASVMGRTYPGPGSTIGPAAVFGMRAARHMAKVGVPTTTATATATTVR; the protein is encoded by the coding sequence ATGACCGAATTTGACCAGACCTACGACGTCGTCGTCGTCGGCAGCGGTGCCGCGGGCATGGTGACGGCGCTGGGAGCGGCCGACAAGGGCCTGCGCGTCCTCATCCTCGAGAGCACGGGCGCGTGGGGCGGCAACACCGCGATGTCCGGCGGAGGCATGTGGCTGCCCAACAACCCGCTCATGCGCCGCGACCGTGCAGGGGACTCACGCGAGGAGGCGCTGGAGTACCTCGAGGCGACGATCGGCGACGAGGGCCGCGCGACGAGCCGCGAGCGCAAGGAGGCCTTCGTCGACGGCGTCGCGGACTTCGTCGACACGGCGACGAAGTACGGCATCGAGCTCGTCCGCGCGCCCGACTACGCCGACTACTACCCCGAGCTGCCCGGCGGCAAGATCGGCCGCGGCCTCGAGGTCAAGCCCTTCGACGTCAAGCGCATCGGGGACTGGTGGAAGACCAACCAGTCGCCGATCCCGCTGCCCGCCAAGACCGACGACGTGTGGCTGCTCGGCCGTGCCTGGTCCACCCCGAGCGGTTTCGTCCGCGGCGCCCAGTTCGTCTTCCGCGCCCTCGGCGGCATCGTCACGGGCAAGAAGCTCGCCGGGATCGGCTCCGGCTGGACGGCCGCGTTCCTCGACGTCGTCGTCCAGAAGCTCGGCGCGGACCTGTGGCTGAGCGCCCCGCTCGAGGACCTCGTCATCGAGGACGACCGCGTCGTCGGTGTCCGGACGACGCGCGAGGGCAAGGCGCTGACGATCCGCGCGACGCACGGCGTCATGCTCGCCGCCGGCGGCTTCGACCACAACGTCGAGTGGCGCCGCAAGTACCACGGCATCGACGGCGCCCCCTCCGGCGCCCGCGGCAACCTCGGCGGCGCGATCGACATCGCCGCACGCCACGGAGCGGCGCTCGAGCTCATGGACGACGCCTGGTGGGGAGCCTCGATCGAGGCACTGCCCGGCGGGTCGCCGTCCTTCATCGTGGGCGAGCGGTCCATGCCCTACTCGATCATCGTCGACTCCACCGGCGAACGGATCGCCAACGAGTCCGAGTCCTACGTCGACCTCGGGCACCACATGCTCGAGCACGACAAGGACGGCCCGTACTGGATGGTCACCGACGTCCGGCACGCCCGCCGCTACCTGCGCACCTACGCCTTGGACCCGCGGGCGAACAAGAAGATGCAGGAGGCCGGGATCATGGTCAAGGCCGACACCCTCGAGGAGCTCGCCGAGAAGCTCGGCGTCGACAAGGCCCGCTTCGCCGAGACGATCGTGCGTTTCAACGGCTTCGCGCGCTCCGGCGTCGACGGCGACTTCGGCCGCGGCAACTCGGCCTACGACCGCTACTACAGCGACCCGACCGTGCGCCCCAACCCCAACCTCGGCCCCATCGAGAAGGGCCCCTTCACGGCCTTCAAGCTCGTCGTCGGGGACCTCGGCACCAAGGGTGGTGTGGTGACCGACGCCGACGCGCGGGCGCTGCGCGAGGACGGCTCGGTCATCGAGGGCCTCTACTCAGCGGGCAACAACTCCGCCTCGGTCATGGGGCGCACGTACCCCGGGCCCGGCTCGACCATCGGCCCGGCCGCCGTCTTCGGGATGCGCGCCGCCCGCCACATGGCGAAGGTCGGCGTGCCGACGACGACGGCGACGGCGACGGCGACCACCGTGCGCTAG
- the hrpA gene encoding ATP-dependent RNA helicase HrpA: MSTEPGAEHADNAPQRPETGAPAQPDGAPRGETHRGETHSGDGRRGRRRRGGRSGAEAGRSGADAARSDTPAGRSGADAGTPAAGSGTTGENPGRSGAGRRSGRSGKGRPAGHRGYSPEQLAARRAAVPHITYPEQLPVSARREEIAAAIRDHQVVIVAGETGSGKTTQLPKICLELGRGVEGTIGHTQPRRIAARTVAERIAEELGVPLGGAVGYQVRFTDEVGPTTLVKLMTDGILLAEIQRDPLLRRYDTIIVDEAHERSLNIDFILGYLARLLPQRPDLKVVITSATIDSARFAAHFGRDGEDGERVPAPVVEVSGRTYPVEVRYRPLVPDTEDDSPAPEEELDQPTAICRAVDELMTEGPGDILVFLSGEREIRDTEVALAEHLGPRYAGRAAPGRPGVVEVVPLYARLSAAEQHRVFEPHQLRRVVLATNVAETSLTVPGIRYVVDPGTARISRYSNRTKVQRLPIEPVSQASANQRAGRCGRVADGIAIRLYSRADYDSRPEYTEPEILRTSLAAVILQMAALGLGDVEGFPFVDQPDTRSVRDGVQLLVEIGALDPDDAGGPRLTPVGRQLARLPIDPRLGRMLLEAQTNGCAAEVMVIVAALSVQDVRERPAEHQQAADAKHRRFTDPTSDFLAYLNLWRYLRIQQRDLSGSAFRRMCRAEFLNYLRVREWQDVVAQLRQLAKPLGLSMHPIALPHADEVGEDPAAAAVTAGRSADAASADAIHQSLLVGLLSNLGSYDERRREYAGARGTRFVVWPGSGLAKKTYDWVMAAELVETSRLFARTVAHIKPSWVEPAAAHLVKKVYSEPYWSARQGAAMVHEKVLLYGMTLVADRTVPLSRVGTDAARALARELFIRHALVEGEWRTHHKFWARNKELLAEAEELENRTRRRDLVIDENGIYDFYDERLPESVVSARHFDSWWKKRRHEEPELLDFTRELLFGGEPDVSSGDFPDTWRQGDLTLPLTYQFEPGTAADGVTVHVPVAVLGRLRADGFDWLVPGLLPDLAVATIRSLPKKVRVQLVPAPDVAREVLKLLPQWSDVAPAPFGAPSFREAFSAAVAMARGVEIPDDAWDEEKLPSHLRMTFRVLDDKGTVLGESTSLPMLQRRLAAQTQAAVRSAVKGAVALALEEAREQSGGGRLSAGGPAPTGGETAVEGAAAGAARPVAAGITEEHGLSTWPAVGTIPAQVESTGPHGLLVRGYPALVEVRAERGKPPRVDLLVLADSGEQARDHRRGVRRLLLTETALSTSRVTTRWTGREALTLAASPYRDTGSLVADVQLAAVTALADEWVAAHGGREPMDAARYAELRHAVRAGLEDRVYRIVGQVVAVLDAHRELEATVKDATSMFLLNTLTDVKDQASRLVYDGFVSRTPADRLAHLPRYLRAAQRRVQRAQDNVHQDANLAWRVGELEEEYEAAASAARHATADAARQATLEEVRWLIEELRVSFFAQQLGTPVKVSEKRIRKLLATA, encoded by the coding sequence GTGAGCACGGAGCCGGGCGCGGAGCACGCAGACAACGCGCCCCAGCGACCGGAGACCGGCGCCCCGGCCCAGCCGGACGGTGCCCCACGCGGCGAGACCCACCGGGGTGAGACCCACAGCGGCGACGGCCGCCGCGGACGGCGCCGGCGCGGCGGACGCTCCGGTGCCGAGGCCGGGCGCTCCGGTGCCGACGCCGCACGCTCCGACACCCCGGCCGGACGCTCCGGCGCCGACGCCGGAACCCCGGCTGCCGGCTCGGGCACCACGGGTGAGAACCCCGGACGCTCCGGCGCGGGCCGCCGCTCGGGCCGCTCGGGCAAGGGACGTCCGGCCGGGCACCGCGGCTACTCGCCCGAGCAGCTGGCCGCCCGACGCGCCGCCGTCCCGCACATCACCTACCCGGAGCAGCTGCCGGTCTCGGCACGCCGCGAGGAGATCGCCGCGGCCATCCGCGACCACCAGGTCGTCATCGTCGCCGGTGAGACCGGCTCGGGGAAGACGACCCAGCTGCCCAAGATCTGCCTCGAGCTCGGCCGCGGGGTCGAGGGCACCATCGGGCACACCCAGCCGCGCCGGATCGCCGCCCGCACCGTGGCCGAGCGCATCGCCGAGGAGCTCGGCGTCCCGCTCGGCGGCGCCGTCGGCTACCAGGTGCGCTTCACCGACGAGGTCGGCCCGACGACGCTCGTCAAGCTCATGACCGACGGCATCCTCCTCGCCGAGATCCAGCGCGACCCGCTGCTGCGTCGCTACGACACGATCATCGTCGACGAGGCCCACGAGCGGTCCCTCAACATCGACTTCATCCTCGGCTACCTCGCCCGGCTGCTCCCGCAGCGTCCCGACCTCAAGGTCGTCATCACCTCCGCGACCATCGACTCCGCCCGCTTCGCCGCCCACTTCGGCCGCGACGGCGAGGACGGCGAGCGCGTCCCGGCGCCCGTCGTCGAGGTCTCCGGGCGGACCTACCCGGTCGAGGTCCGCTACCGGCCACTCGTCCCCGACACCGAGGACGACTCCCCCGCCCCCGAGGAGGAGCTCGACCAGCCGACGGCGATCTGCCGCGCGGTCGACGAGCTCATGACCGAGGGCCCGGGCGACATCCTCGTCTTCCTCTCCGGCGAGCGGGAGATCCGTGACACCGAGGTCGCCCTCGCCGAGCACCTCGGCCCGCGGTACGCCGGCCGGGCCGCGCCCGGACGGCCCGGCGTCGTCGAGGTCGTCCCGCTGTACGCGCGGCTCTCCGCCGCCGAGCAGCACCGGGTGTTCGAGCCGCACCAGCTCCGCCGCGTGGTCCTCGCGACGAACGTGGCCGAGACCTCGCTGACCGTGCCCGGCATCCGCTACGTCGTCGACCCGGGCACCGCCCGGATCTCGCGCTACTCCAACCGCACGAAGGTCCAGCGGCTGCCGATCGAGCCGGTCTCCCAGGCGAGCGCGAACCAGCGCGCCGGACGCTGCGGCCGCGTGGCCGACGGCATCGCGATCCGGCTGTACTCCCGCGCCGACTACGACTCGCGACCGGAGTACACCGAGCCCGAGATCCTGCGCACCTCCCTCGCCGCGGTCATCCTCCAGATGGCGGCGCTCGGGCTCGGCGACGTCGAGGGCTTCCCGTTCGTCGACCAGCCCGACACGCGGTCCGTGCGCGACGGCGTCCAGCTCCTCGTCGAGATCGGTGCGCTCGACCCGGACGACGCCGGCGGTCCCCGGCTCACCCCGGTCGGCCGTCAGCTCGCCCGGCTGCCGATCGACCCGCGGCTGGGCCGGATGCTCCTCGAGGCGCAGACGAACGGCTGCGCCGCGGAGGTCATGGTCATCGTCGCCGCCCTGTCGGTGCAGGACGTGCGCGAGCGGCCCGCCGAGCACCAGCAGGCCGCCGACGCCAAGCACCGCCGGTTCACCGACCCCACGTCCGACTTCCTCGCCTACCTCAACCTCTGGCGCTACCTGCGGATCCAGCAGCGCGACCTGTCCGGCTCGGCGTTCCGCCGGATGTGCCGGGCGGAGTTCCTCAACTACCTGCGGGTGCGGGAGTGGCAGGACGTCGTCGCCCAGCTGCGTCAGCTCGCCAAGCCGCTCGGGCTGTCCATGCACCCGATCGCCCTGCCGCACGCGGACGAGGTGGGCGAGGACCCGGCCGCCGCCGCCGTCACCGCGGGCCGCTCCGCGGACGCCGCGAGCGCCGACGCGATCCACCAGTCCCTGCTCGTCGGGCTGCTGTCCAACCTCGGCAGCTACGACGAGCGACGCCGCGAGTACGCCGGCGCCCGGGGCACCCGGTTCGTCGTGTGGCCCGGGTCCGGCCTGGCGAAGAAGACCTACGACTGGGTGATGGCCGCCGAGCTCGTCGAGACCTCCCGCCTCTTCGCCCGGACGGTCGCGCACATCAAGCCGTCGTGGGTGGAGCCGGCCGCGGCGCACCTCGTGAAGAAGGTCTACTCCGAGCCCTACTGGTCCGCCCGGCAGGGCGCGGCGATGGTCCACGAGAAGGTGCTCCTCTACGGGATGACGCTCGTCGCGGACCGCACGGTGCCCCTCTCCCGCGTGGGGACCGACGCGGCGCGCGCCCTGGCCCGCGAGCTGTTCATCCGCCACGCGCTCGTCGAGGGCGAGTGGCGCACCCACCACAAGTTCTGGGCGCGCAACAAGGAGCTCCTCGCCGAGGCCGAGGAGCTGGAGAACCGCACCCGACGCCGGGACCTCGTCATCGACGAGAACGGCATCTACGACTTCTACGACGAGCGCCTGCCCGAGTCCGTCGTCAGTGCCCGGCACTTCGACTCGTGGTGGAAGAAGCGCCGCCACGAGGAGCCGGAGCTGCTCGACTTCACCCGCGAGCTCCTCTTCGGCGGGGAGCCGGACGTCTCCTCCGGCGACTTCCCGGACACGTGGAGGCAGGGCGACCTCACCCTGCCGCTCACCTACCAGTTCGAGCCCGGCACGGCCGCCGACGGCGTCACCGTCCACGTCCCGGTCGCCGTCCTCGGGAGGCTGCGCGCCGACGGGTTCGACTGGCTGGTCCCCGGCCTGCTGCCCGACCTCGCCGTCGCGACGATCCGCTCGCTGCCGAAGAAGGTGCGCGTCCAGCTCGTCCCGGCTCCCGACGTCGCCCGGGAGGTGCTCAAGCTGCTGCCGCAGTGGTCGGACGTCGCGCCGGCGCCGTTCGGGGCGCCGTCCTTCCGCGAGGCCTTCTCCGCCGCCGTCGCCATGGCGCGCGGCGTCGAGATCCCCGACGACGCGTGGGACGAGGAGAAGCTGCCCTCCCACCTGCGGATGACGTTCCGCGTCCTGGACGACAAGGGCACCGTGCTCGGGGAGAGCACGTCGCTGCCGATGCTCCAGCGGCGGCTCGCGGCACAGACCCAGGCCGCGGTGCGCAGCGCCGTCAAGGGCGCGGTCGCCCTCGCGCTGGAGGAGGCCCGCGAGCAGTCCGGCGGCGGGCGGCTGTCTGCGGGCGGTCCGGCGCCGACCGGCGGCGAGACGGCGGTCGAGGGCGCCGCCGCCGGGGCCGCGCGGCCGGTGGCGGCGGGGATCACCGAGGAGCACGGGCTCAGCACGTGGCCGGCCGTCGGGACCATCCCCGCGCAGGTCGAGTCGACCGGGCCGCACGGCCTGCTCGTGCGCGGGTACCCGGCGCTCGTCGAGGTGCGCGCCGAGCGCGGGAAGCCGCCGCGGGTGGACCTCCTCGTCCTCGCCGACTCCGGCGAGCAGGCGCGCGACCACCGTCGCGGCGTCCGGCGGCTGCTGCTCACCGAGACGGCGCTGTCCACCTCGCGGGTGACGACGCGGTGGACGGGCCGCGAGGCGCTCACCCTCGCCGCAAGCCCGTACCGGGACACCGGGTCGCTCGTCGCCGACGTCCAGCTCGCCGCCGTCACGGCGCTGGCCGACGAGTGGGTCGCGGCCCACGGCGGTCGCGAGCCGATGGACGCCGCCCGCTACGCCGAGCTGCGCCACGCCGTCCGCGCCGGGCTGGAGGACCGGGTGTACCGGATCGTCGGGCAGGTGGTGGCGGTGCTCGACGCGCACCGTGAGCTCGAGGCGACGGTCAAGGACGCGACGTCGATGTTCCTCCTCAACACGCTCACCGACGTCAAGGACCAGGCCTCGCGGCTGGTCTACGACGGCTTCGTCTCGCGCACCCCGGCCGACCGGCTGGCCCACCTGCCGCGCTACCTGCGCGCGGCGCAGCGGCGCGTGCAGCGCGCCCAGGACAACGTCCACCAGGACGCCAACCTGGCCTGGCGCGTGGGCGAGCTGGAGGAGGAGTACGAGGCCGCGGCGTCGGCCGCGCGCCACGCCACCGCCGACGCGGCCCGGCAGGCGACCCTGGAGGAGGTGCGCTGGCTGATCGAGGAGCTGCGCGTGAGCTTCTTCGCCCAGCAGCTCGGCACCCCGGTCAAGGTGAGCGAGAAGCGCATCCGCAAGCTCCTCGCCACCGCCTGA
- a CDS encoding YagU family protein produces the protein MSTEHRSRLVVTDQARRRYGTAVWVGIITGCIGAIVKFGWEVPFPPRTPERNETNPPQAFAELFGTPSDLTHAVYYFNENALPWFSFLLHFAFSILFAVIYCVVAEKWPRIKLWQGVAYGLVVWIAWHWVVMPAVGIIPALWDQPIEEHLSELAGHAAWMWVIELTRRDLRNRITHEPDAEVPLTSPFR, from the coding sequence ATGAGCACCGAGCACAGGTCCCGTCTCGTGGTCACCGATCAGGCCCGACGCCGGTACGGCACGGCCGTGTGGGTCGGCATCATCACCGGCTGCATCGGTGCGATCGTCAAGTTCGGCTGGGAGGTGCCGTTCCCGCCTCGCACGCCCGAGCGGAACGAGACCAACCCGCCGCAGGCGTTCGCCGAGCTGTTCGGCACCCCGTCGGACCTCACGCACGCGGTCTACTACTTCAACGAGAACGCCTTGCCGTGGTTCAGCTTCCTGCTCCACTTCGCGTTCTCGATCCTCTTCGCGGTGATCTACTGCGTCGTCGCCGAGAAGTGGCCGCGGATCAAGCTCTGGCAGGGCGTCGCGTACGGCCTGGTCGTCTGGATCGCCTGGCACTGGGTGGTCATGCCCGCGGTCGGCATCATCCCGGCGCTGTGGGACCAGCCGATCGAGGAGCACCTCTCCGAGCTGGCCGGGCACGCCGCGTGGATGTGGGTCATCGAGCTCACCCGCCGGGATCTGCGCAACCGGATCACGCACGAGCCGGACGCCGAGGTTCCCCTCACGTCCCCGTTCCGCTGA
- a CDS encoding TetR/AcrR family transcriptional regulator has product MTLAARGGNRGPAAAADNRRALLRAARELFADKGYNVPLSAIAREAGVGQGVLYRHFPSRLDLAFAVFEENFAELTALAEDEAPDAFERVVARMVELMVESVGFVELVVGARGVVTDYQGDRQLAEILTGPLERARAAGLTAPDIGVEAVALALRMIYGVATTARDDDQRRADVAAALSLVTTRWRP; this is encoded by the coding sequence ATGACGCTCGCCGCCCGCGGAGGCAACAGAGGTCCTGCGGCGGCCGCCGACAACCGGCGCGCGCTGCTCAGGGCGGCACGCGAGCTCTTCGCCGACAAGGGGTACAACGTCCCCCTGAGCGCCATCGCCCGTGAGGCCGGCGTGGGGCAGGGCGTGCTCTACCGCCACTTCCCGAGCCGCCTGGACCTCGCGTTCGCCGTCTTCGAGGAGAACTTCGCCGAGCTCACGGCGCTCGCCGAGGACGAGGCGCCCGACGCCTTCGAACGGGTCGTCGCGCGGATGGTCGAGCTCATGGTCGAGTCGGTGGGGTTCGTCGAGCTCGTCGTCGGCGCGCGCGGCGTCGTCACGGACTACCAGGGCGACCGCCAGCTGGCCGAGATCCTCACCGGGCCCCTCGAGCGCGCCCGGGCCGCCGGCCTGACAGCCCCCGACATCGGGGTCGAGGCCGTCGCCCTCGCCCTGCGGATGATCTACGGCGTGGCGACCACCGCCCGCGATGACGACCAGCGCCGCGCCGACGTCGCCGCCGCCCTGTCCCTCGTCACCACCCGCTGGCGCCCCTAG
- a CDS encoding endonuclease/exonuclease/phosphatase family protein: MFKLLGWVVTLALVAAAALTLDPARLGLSTRLPVTQAIAMRPYLVAGFVVLGGVLLLGVLLAALRGRRRPRGAVLALAFLAVGLGHGLVLWDRGLTDDPLPEAPAGAVTVFTLNTLGGGATPQQVAAAALGTGADVLALPETSAASARLVAEELTASTGTPFQVFARQTGKWESSSTALLVSADLGEYAEADPPATSHGAVRAEPVDGEGPTFLAVHPISPHAPGRAMERWRADLHAVTEACRSESDVIVAGDFNATLDHEPMRDIGTCVDASTEGGVGGLATWPAHLPRLVGAPIDHILLDGDRYVVDAAAVLDVGDSDHRAVVAQLSPR, encoded by the coding sequence GTGTTCAAGCTCCTCGGCTGGGTGGTGACCCTCGCCCTCGTCGCCGCCGCCGCGCTCACGCTCGACCCGGCGCGCCTCGGGCTGTCCACCCGGCTCCCGGTCACCCAGGCGATCGCCATGCGTCCCTACCTCGTGGCCGGTTTCGTGGTGCTCGGCGGTGTCCTGCTGCTCGGTGTCCTGCTCGCCGCGCTCCGCGGACGACGGCGGCCGCGGGGTGCCGTCCTCGCGCTCGCGTTCCTCGCGGTCGGGCTCGGGCACGGGCTCGTCCTGTGGGACCGGGGCCTGACGGACGACCCGCTCCCCGAGGCGCCCGCCGGTGCCGTCACCGTGTTCACCCTCAACACCCTCGGGGGCGGCGCGACGCCCCAGCAGGTGGCCGCGGCCGCGCTGGGGACGGGCGCGGACGTGCTCGCCCTGCCGGAGACCTCCGCGGCCAGCGCGCGACTCGTCGCCGAGGAGCTGACGGCGAGCACGGGGACGCCGTTCCAGGTGTTCGCCCGGCAGACCGGGAAGTGGGAGTCGAGCTCGACCGCGCTCCTCGTGAGCGCTGACCTCGGGGAGTACGCGGAGGCCGACCCGCCGGCGACGTCGCACGGCGCGGTGCGTGCCGAGCCGGTCGACGGCGAAGGCCCCACGTTCCTCGCCGTCCACCCCATCAGCCCGCACGCGCCCGGCCGGGCGATGGAGCGGTGGCGGGCCGACCTGCACGCCGTGACCGAGGCGTGCCGCAGCGAGTCCGACGTCATCGTCGCCGGGGACTTCAACGCGACGCTCGACCACGAGCCCATGCGGGACATCGGCACCTGCGTCGACGCGTCGACCGAGGGTGGTGTCGGCGGGCTCGCGACGTGGCCGGCGCACCTGCCCCGGCTCGTCGGCGCCCCCATCGACCACATCCTGCTCGACGGCGACCGGTACGTCGTCGACGCCGCCGCCGTGCTCGACGTCGGTGACAGCGACCACCGCGCCGTCGTCGCGCAGCTCTCCCCGAGGTAG
- a CDS encoding methylenetetrahydrofolate reductase → MSTASLLTVPRGRPTVSFELYPPRTPAAAAAAWETVERLAAAAPDFFSVTYGASGSARDASRQLVQRILAETSVTPIAHLTCVDSTREELRQLVRELVDDGVRDFLALRGDPPDGRPATRPGGLSRSSQLVALIRDVERERLGGRGLSIAVAAYPAGTSHTRAQDVAALLEKQEAGADYAITQVFYDPAAYADLVAEARAAGVHLPVVAGIIPLTEPRRLTRLAALTGVPVPDDVLDLLAAAPDDEERHRVGVAATVRLAEGVIAAGAPGLHVFTFNQYRPALDVVERLRRPLAHTRPITRTTR, encoded by the coding sequence TTGAGCACCGCTAGCCTGCTGACCGTGCCGCGTGGCCGACCGACCGTGTCCTTCGAGCTCTACCCGCCGCGCACGCCGGCCGCTGCGGCCGCCGCGTGGGAGACCGTCGAGCGCCTGGCCGCAGCCGCGCCGGACTTCTTCTCCGTCACCTACGGTGCGTCCGGCTCTGCACGGGACGCCTCCCGGCAGCTCGTGCAGCGGATCCTCGCCGAGACCTCGGTGACCCCGATCGCCCACCTCACCTGCGTCGACAGCACCCGGGAGGAGCTCCGGCAGCTCGTGCGCGAGCTCGTCGACGACGGCGTGCGCGACTTCCTCGCGCTGCGTGGCGACCCGCCCGACGGGCGCCCCGCCACCCGCCCGGGCGGCCTGAGCCGGTCGAGCCAGCTCGTCGCGCTCATCCGCGACGTCGAGCGGGAGCGCCTGGGCGGCCGCGGGCTGAGCATCGCCGTCGCCGCCTACCCGGCGGGCACGTCCCACACCCGCGCCCAGGACGTCGCCGCGCTCCTGGAGAAGCAGGAGGCCGGCGCGGACTACGCGATCACCCAGGTGTTCTACGACCCGGCCGCCTACGCCGACCTCGTCGCCGAGGCGCGGGCCGCCGGGGTCCACCTGCCCGTCGTCGCCGGGATCATCCCGCTGACCGAGCCGCGCCGGCTCACCCGGCTCGCGGCCCTCACCGGGGTGCCCGTGCCGGACGACGTCCTGGACCTCCTCGCCGCGGCCCCCGACGACGAGGAGCGCCACCGCGTCGGCGTCGCCGCGACCGTGCGGCTCGCCGAGGGCGTCATCGCCGCTGGCGCACCTGGTCTGCACGTGTTCACCTTCAATCAGTACCGGCCCGCGCTCGACGTCGTCGAGCGACTTCGCCGACCACTCGCCCACACCCGACCGATCACGAGGACGACCCGATGA